The Planctomycetota bacterium genome contains a region encoding:
- a CDS encoding LysM domain-containing protein, with product MNTKVKVGIAAVIVAALAALIVLDQKTAPPSEAAKGGASSEEATLLTAPPVTPDAAAQRLREEEVRTLIDQSRRQFGGPGGPSPAAPTPAPAGPKKGDEPPPGKEIRPVAEEEYVIQEGDTFESIAERKYGSRAYASLLVKANPSVKPTALRVGRKIVVPPKPEDAARAETPKVAEPSPAAARTPEPAASPAQAAPAAAGPRTYVVQPGDTLSGISLKLYNTSRHWEKLYEANRDKISDPGVMVVGTKLTVPDLPVKAGPATGGGAVPTAAAPAGARVHQVQPNDSLWKIAEKYAGDRGVLEMIEAILKANPDKLKDEKSLLRVGWSLVIPE from the coding sequence ATGAACACCAAGGTCAAGGTCGGGATCGCGGCCGTCATCGTCGCCGCGCTCGCGGCGCTCATCGTTCTCGATCAGAAAACCGCTCCGCCTTCCGAGGCGGCCAAGGGCGGCGCTTCGTCGGAGGAGGCGACCCTCCTGACCGCGCCGCCGGTCACGCCGGACGCGGCCGCCCAGCGCCTGCGCGAAGAGGAGGTCCGCACCCTCATCGATCAGTCCCGCCGGCAGTTCGGCGGCCCGGGCGGTCCCTCCCCCGCCGCTCCGACCCCCGCCCCCGCCGGACCCAAGAAGGGCGACGAGCCGCCTCCCGGCAAGGAGATCCGCCCGGTCGCGGAGGAGGAATACGTCATCCAGGAAGGCGACACCTTCGAATCGATCGCCGAGCGCAAATACGGAAGCCGGGCCTACGCCTCGCTTCTCGTCAAGGCCAATCCTTCCGTGAAGCCCACCGCCCTGCGCGTGGGCCGCAAGATCGTCGTGCCTCCGAAACCCGAAGACGCCGCGCGCGCCGAGACGCCCAAAGTCGCCGAGCCTTCCCCCGCCGCCGCCCGGACCCCCGAGCCGGCGGCTTCCCCGGCCCAAGCCGCTCCGGCGGCCGCCGGACCCCGCACCTACGTCGTCCAGCCCGGGGACACCCTCTCCGGCATCTCGCTCAAGCTCTACAATACGAGCCGCCACTGGGAAAAACTCTACGAGGCCAACCGGGACAAAATCTCCGACCCCGGCGTCATGGTCGTCGGCACCAAGCTCACCGTTCCCGATCTCCCGGTCAAGGCGGGCCCCGCCACGGGCGGCGGAGCGGTGCCCACGGCGGCGGCCCCCGCCGGCGCCCGCGTCCACCAGGTCCAGCCCAACGATTCCCTCTGGAAGATCGCCGAAAAGTACGCCGGGGATCGCGGCGTCCTCGAAATGATCGAAGCGATCCTCAAGGCCAACCCCGACAAGCTCAAGGACGAGAAGTCCCTCCTGAGGGTCGGCTGGTCGCTCGTTATTCCCGAATAG
- a CDS encoding SpoVR family protein: protein MAAAAPRRPRRPAAQADELRRLQDEILRHALDYGLKPFRTVFELVDFDEMNEIASYGGFPTRYPHWRFGMEYEELRKGYTYGLQKIYELVINNDPCYAYLMRSNSLVDQKMVIAHVYGHSDFFRNNMWFSQTNRRMIDEIANHGTRVRRYVEKYGQEVVESFLDAALSLENLIDYHSVYSPSRKRARYDFSEEPGSAEVPRLRAPKGYLDRYINPPEFLEAQRRKIEEQLRRRKRFPEEPTKDVLEFLIEFAPLDNWQRDILSIVREEAYYFAPQALTKIMNEGWATYWHAKIMTEKALRDGEVVDFADHHSATLGVRPGAINPYKLGVELWRSIEERWNKGRFGREYEECDDLARKRAWDTGLGRGREKIFEVRRIYNDITFIDDFLTKEFCEEQKLFVYRYNSQTNRYEIADRDFEAVKRSLLFRLTNMGHPSVAIVDGNFRNRAELLLRHRHEGVDLDLREARDTLQNLHRIWQRPVNLETVVDDQPKLLVFDGEKHREEDLPASGA, encoded by the coding sequence ATGGCCGCCGCCGCGCCGCGCCGCCCCCGCCGTCCCGCCGCCCAGGCCGACGAACTCCGCCGCCTCCAGGACGAAATCCTCCGGCACGCGCTGGACTACGGGCTGAAGCCCTTCCGCACGGTTTTCGAGCTCGTGGACTTCGACGAGATGAACGAGATCGCCAGCTACGGCGGGTTCCCCACCCGCTATCCGCACTGGCGCTTCGGCATGGAGTACGAGGAGCTGCGCAAGGGCTATACCTACGGGCTCCAGAAGATCTACGAACTCGTCATCAACAACGATCCGTGCTACGCCTACCTCATGCGGTCGAACTCGCTCGTGGACCAGAAGATGGTGATCGCCCACGTCTACGGCCACAGCGACTTCTTCCGCAACAACATGTGGTTCTCCCAGACGAACCGCCGCATGATCGACGAGATCGCCAACCACGGCACCCGCGTGCGGCGGTACGTCGAGAAATACGGCCAGGAGGTCGTGGAGTCTTTCCTCGACGCGGCTCTCTCGCTGGAGAACCTGATCGACTATCATTCGGTGTACTCCCCGTCCCGGAAGCGCGCCCGGTACGACTTTTCCGAGGAGCCCGGGTCCGCCGAAGTTCCCCGCCTGCGCGCCCCCAAGGGATACCTGGACCGGTACATCAACCCGCCCGAGTTCCTCGAAGCCCAGCGCCGCAAGATCGAGGAACAGCTCCGAAGGCGCAAGCGCTTTCCCGAGGAGCCCACGAAGGACGTCCTGGAATTCCTGATCGAGTTCGCGCCCCTGGACAACTGGCAGCGCGACATCCTCTCCATCGTCCGGGAGGAGGCCTACTACTTCGCCCCCCAGGCCCTCACCAAGATCATGAACGAGGGGTGGGCCACGTACTGGCACGCCAAGATCATGACCGAAAAGGCGCTCCGGGACGGCGAAGTCGTCGATTTCGCCGATCATCATTCGGCCACGCTCGGCGTGCGCCCGGGGGCGATCAATCCCTACAAGCTGGGCGTGGAGCTCTGGCGCTCGATCGAGGAGCGGTGGAACAAGGGCCGCTTCGGGCGCGAGTACGAAGAGTGCGACGACCTGGCCCGCAAGCGCGCGTGGGACACGGGTCTCGGGCGGGGCCGCGAGAAGATCTTCGAGGTCCGCCGCATTTACAACGACATCACCTTCATCGACGACTTCCTCACCAAGGAGTTTTGCGAGGAACAGAAGCTCTTCGTCTACCGGTACAACAGCCAGACCAACCGGTATGAGATCGCCGACCGCGATTTCGAGGCCGTCAAGCGCAGCCTGCTCTTCCGGCTGACCAACATGGGCCATCCCTCCGTCGCGATCGTGGACGGCAACTTCCGCAACCGGGCGGAGCTTCTGCTGCGCCACCGTCACGAGGGCGTGGACCTCGATCTGCGCGAGGCGCGCGACACGCTCCAGAACCTTCACCGGATCTGGCAGCGCCCCGTCAACCTCGAGACCGTCGTGGACGACCAGCCCAAGCTTCTCGTCTTCGACGGCGAAAAGCACCGGGAGGAGGACCTGCCCGCCTCGGGAGCGTAG
- a CDS encoding DUF444 family protein, which yields MDRITTYVKKIEKDHARFRDIIRGQIRKDLRRHITSGEMVGRQGKYIVSIPLPQLRIPTFRYGAGDRSGVGQGEGDVGTPVAAGDPAAGGGAGDAPGEHLLEVDLTIEELAQILGEELALPRIKPRDRSALLVEHSKYTGIARAGPESLRHFKRTYKEALKRAVAMGVYDPERPLVVPIREDKRYRSWKNREVPQNNAVIIYMMDVSGSMGDEQKEIVRIEAFWIDTWLRSQYKKLETRYVVHDAAAKEVDRETFYHIKESGGTKISSAYQLCAEIIRKDYDGGDWNVYPFHFSDGDNWGSEDTRKCMDLLERELFPRVNVFCYGQVKSAYGSGQFKKDLDERFRGDERLITSEVREKDGIVDSIRDFLGKGK from the coding sequence ATGGATCGCATTACGACGTACGTCAAGAAGATCGAGAAGGATCACGCCCGCTTCCGGGACATCATCCGGGGCCAGATCCGCAAGGACCTGCGCCGGCACATCACGTCCGGCGAGATGGTGGGCCGGCAGGGCAAGTACATCGTCTCGATTCCCCTCCCGCAGCTTCGGATTCCCACGTTCCGCTACGGGGCGGGCGACCGTTCCGGGGTGGGGCAGGGCGAGGGGGACGTGGGGACCCCCGTGGCCGCCGGGGATCCGGCCGCGGGAGGGGGCGCCGGCGACGCCCCCGGGGAGCACCTTCTCGAGGTGGACCTCACGATCGAGGAACTGGCCCAGATCCTGGGGGAGGAGCTGGCGCTGCCGCGCATCAAGCCCCGGGACCGCAGCGCGCTCCTCGTCGAGCACAGCAAGTACACCGGCATCGCCCGCGCCGGGCCCGAGAGCCTGCGTCACTTCAAGCGCACCTACAAGGAGGCCCTCAAGCGCGCCGTCGCTATGGGGGTCTACGATCCGGAACGCCCCCTCGTCGTCCCCATCCGCGAGGACAAGCGCTACCGCTCCTGGAAGAACCGGGAAGTCCCCCAGAACAACGCCGTCATCATCTACATGATGGACGTCTCCGGCTCCATGGGGGACGAGCAAAAGGAGATCGTCCGGATCGAGGCGTTCTGGATCGACACGTGGCTGCGCTCGCAGTACAAGAAGCTCGAGACCCGCTACGTCGTTCACGACGCCGCCGCCAAGGAAGTGGACCGCGAAACCTTCTACCACATCAAGGAATCCGGCGGCACCAAGATCTCCAGCGCCTATCAGCTCTGCGCCGAGATCATCCGCAAGGACTACGACGGCGGGGACTGGAACGTGTACCCCTTCCATTTCTCCGACGGCGACAACTGGGGCAGCGAGGACACGCGCAAGTGCATGGACCTCCTCGAGCGCGAGCTCTTCCCCCGCGTCAACGTCTTCTGCTACGGCCAGGTCAAGAGCGCCTACGGCAGCGGGCAGTTCAAGAAGGACCTCGACGAGCGCTTCCGCGGCGACGAGCGCCTCATCACGAGCGAAGTGCGCGAAAAGGACGGGATCGTCGATTCGATCCGCGATTTCCTCGGGAAGGGGAAGTGA
- a CDS encoding serine protein kinase, with product MVQDLTSRLWSAIDKSLDKKTYQELHWEGTFEDYLKIVADNPKVARNAFQRVYDMILSYGVEEYTENRETRVRYPFFRDPMGAGRDAIFGLEESLSHLVNALKSAAHGYGTERRILLLHGPVGSSKSTIVRLIKKGLEAYSRTREGALYTFAWQDERDPSVWTDCPMHEEPLRLLPPEPREMVLREINRAFSGSYPIRVDGDLCPSCRRTFNDYMRRTRGDWKEVIRHVRVRRLILSEKDRVGIGTFQPKDEKNQDSTELTGDINYRKIAEYGSDSDPRAFNFDGEFNVANRGVIEFIEVLKLDVAFLYDLLGASQEHAIKPKKFAQTDIDEVIIGHTNEPEYKRLQNNELMEAFRDRTLKIDIPYNLRLDNEVKIYQRDYNPERIRGKHIAPHTLEIASMWAVLTRLEEPKKANLTLMQKLKLYNGKTLPGYTEDNIKELREEARREGMEGISPRYIQDKISNALVKVEDGGCVNPFMVLNELEEGLHHHSLIASEDQKKRFKELLADVKSEYEDIVKNEVQRAICADEEAINRLFMNYIDNVKAYTQRQKVKNKYTGQDEEPDERLMRSIEEKIDIPESRKDDFRREIMNYIGALAVEGKKFHYRSNERLQKALELKLFEDQKDTIKLTSLVSGVVDKDTQEKIDIVKSRLVKGYGYCETCASDVLSFVASIFARGSSKE from the coding sequence ATGGTGCAGGATCTGACCAGCCGCCTGTGGTCGGCCATTGACAAGTCGCTCGACAAGAAAACCTACCAGGAACTCCACTGGGAAGGGACGTTCGAGGACTATCTCAAGATCGTCGCGGACAACCCCAAGGTGGCGCGCAACGCCTTCCAGCGCGTCTACGACATGATTCTGTCGTACGGGGTCGAGGAGTACACCGAAAACCGCGAAACGCGCGTGCGGTACCCGTTTTTCCGGGATCCCATGGGCGCCGGCCGCGACGCCATCTTCGGACTCGAAGAGTCGCTTTCCCATCTCGTCAACGCCCTCAAGTCCGCGGCGCACGGCTATGGCACGGAGCGCCGGATCCTGCTTCTTCACGGTCCGGTCGGAAGCTCCAAATCGACGATCGTGCGCCTGATCAAGAAGGGCCTGGAGGCCTACTCCCGCACGCGGGAAGGGGCGCTTTATACCTTCGCCTGGCAGGACGAGCGCGATCCCTCCGTCTGGACCGACTGCCCCATGCACGAGGAGCCGCTGCGGCTGCTGCCGCCCGAGCCCCGCGAGATGGTGCTCCGCGAGATCAACCGCGCCTTCAGCGGAAGCTATCCGATCCGCGTGGACGGGGATCTGTGCCCCTCCTGCCGCCGGACGTTCAACGACTACATGCGCCGCACCCGCGGCGACTGGAAGGAGGTCATCCGCCACGTCCGCGTGCGGCGCCTCATCCTCTCCGAAAAGGACCGCGTCGGCATCGGGACCTTTCAGCCCAAGGACGAAAAAAACCAGGACTCCACCGAACTCACCGGCGACATCAACTACCGCAAGATCGCCGAATACGGATCCGACTCCGATCCCCGCGCCTTCAACTTCGACGGGGAGTTCAACGTCGCCAACCGCGGGGTCATCGAGTTCATCGAAGTGCTCAAGCTCGACGTCGCCTTCCTCTACGATCTCCTGGGCGCCTCGCAGGAGCACGCCATCAAGCCCAAGAAGTTCGCCCAGACGGACATCGACGAGGTCATCATCGGCCACACCAACGAGCCCGAGTACAAGCGGCTTCAGAACAACGAGCTCATGGAGGCCTTCCGGGACCGCACCCTCAAGATCGACATCCCCTACAACCTCCGGCTCGACAACGAGGTGAAGATCTACCAGCGCGACTACAACCCCGAGCGCATCCGCGGCAAGCACATCGCCCCGCACACCCTCGAGATCGCCTCGATGTGGGCGGTCCTCACGCGGCTGGAGGAGCCCAAGAAGGCCAACCTCACCCTCATGCAGAAGCTCAAGCTCTACAACGGCAAGACCCTGCCCGGGTACACCGAGGACAACATCAAGGAGCTGCGCGAGGAGGCCCGGCGGGAAGGCATGGAGGGGATCTCGCCGCGCTACATCCAGGACAAGATCTCCAACGCCCTCGTCAAGGTCGAGGACGGCGGGTGCGTGAACCCCTTCATGGTCCTGAACGAGCTGGAGGAGGGGCTGCACCACCACTCCCTCATCGCCAGCGAGGATCAGAAGAAGCGCTTCAAGGAGCTCCTGGCCGACGTCAAGAGCGAGTACGAGGACATCGTCAAGAACGAAGTCCAGCGCGCCATCTGCGCCGACGAGGAGGCCATCAACCGGCTTTTCATGAACTACATCGACAACGTCAAGGCCTACACCCAGCGGCAGAAGGTCAAGAACAAGTACACCGGCCAGGACGAAGAGCCGGACGAGCGGCTCATGCGCTCGATCGAGGAGAAGATCGACATTCCCGAGAGCCGCAAGGACGACTTCCGCCGCGAGATCATGAACTACATCGGCGCCCTCGCCGTGGAGGGCAAGAAGTTCCACTACCGGTCCAACGAGCGGCTCCAGAAGGCGCTGGAGCTGAAGCTCTTCGAGGACCAGAAGGACACGATCAAGCTCACGAGCCTCGTGTCGGGCGTCGTGGACAAGGATACGCAGGAGAAGATCGACATCGTCAAGAGCCGCCTGGTCAAGGGCTACGGGTACTGCGAGACGTGCGCCTCCGACGTGCTCTCCTTCGTGGCGAGCATCTTCGCGCGCGGGTCGTCCAAGGAGTAG
- a CDS encoding NAD(P)-dependent oxidoreductase has translation MKVLLTGATGFIGSHVARELLRRGHEVHCTIRPSSDRRRIRDVERDLRIHEAPMDAVPVEPDVAIHLAWYAVPGKYLDAPENLDCLEASRKLLARLRCRAVFAGTCFEFDTQLGRLSETSPTRPTTLYARTKDELRREVERRPDSVWVRFFYQYGPWEDERRLVPSVIRNLLQGRPARVSPGEQRRDFLHVEDVARAVADVAESRLCGPVNIGSGEAPSVRELVTTLGRLAGRPELVELGAVPYYPGEPMLIVADNTKLRSTGWAPRYGLEEGLRRTMEWWREALERRA, from the coding sequence ATGAAAGTGCTCCTGACCGGGGCGACGGGCTTCATCGGCTCCCACGTGGCCCGGGAGCTCCTTCGGCGCGGGCACGAGGTTCATTGCACGATCCGCCCCTCGAGCGACCGGCGGCGGATCCGGGACGTCGAACGGGATCTCCGGATTCACGAGGCGCCCATGGATGCGGTGCCCGTGGAACCGGACGTCGCGATCCATCTGGCCTGGTACGCCGTGCCGGGGAAGTACCTGGACGCGCCCGAAAACCTCGACTGCCTGGAGGCGAGCCGGAAACTCCTGGCCCGCCTGCGCTGCCGGGCCGTTTTCGCGGGGACGTGCTTCGAATTCGACACGCAGTTGGGACGGCTTTCGGAGACGAGTCCCACCCGGCCCACGACCCTTTACGCGCGCACGAAGGACGAACTGCGCCGGGAGGTCGAGCGCCGACCCGATTCCGTCTGGGTGCGTTTCTTTTACCAGTACGGCCCGTGGGAGGACGAGCGCCGCCTGGTGCCGTCGGTGATCCGGAACCTCCTTCAGGGCCGGCCCGCGCGCGTTTCTCCGGGGGAACAGCGGCGGGATTTCCTCCACGTCGAGGACGTGGCGCGGGCGGTCGCCGACGTGGCGGAAAGCCGCCTCTGCGGTCCCGTCAACATCGGCTCCGGGGAGGCGCCGTCCGTGCGTGAGCTCGTCACGACCCTCGGGCGGCTGGCGGGCCGGCCGGAGCTCGTCGAGCTTGGAGCGGTACCCTACTATCCCGGAGAGCCCATGCTGATCGTGGCGGACAATACGAAGCTGCGATCGACGGGATGGGCTCCGCGGTACGGCCTCGAGGAAGGGTTGCGACGCACGATGGAGTGGTGGCGCGAGGCGCTCGAAAGAAGGGCGTGA
- a CDS encoding dTDP-4-dehydrorhamnose 3,5-epimerase family protein — protein MIEGVVIVPLRRISDERGTVFHMMRRDDPHFREFGEIYFSSIYPGVVKGWHLHERMTLNYACIVGEIKLVLYDERPSSPTRGEIQEVYLGERRYVRVTVPPGVWNGFMNVGTREAIVANCATIPHDPAEIRRLDPHRNHIPYAWARKNG, from the coding sequence ATGATCGAGGGCGTCGTGATCGTTCCGCTCCGGCGCATTTCGGACGAGCGCGGAACGGTCTTCCACATGATGCGGCGGGACGATCCTCACTTCCGGGAATTCGGAGAGATCTACTTCTCTTCGATCTATCCCGGCGTGGTGAAGGGCTGGCACCTTCACGAACGCATGACCCTCAACTACGCCTGCATCGTCGGGGAGATCAAGCTCGTTCTCTACGACGAGCGGCCGTCTTCGCCCACGCGGGGGGAGATCCAGGAGGTGTACCTGGGCGAGCGCCGGTACGTCCGGGTAACGGTTCCGCCCGGCGTCTGGAACGGGTTCATGAACGTGGGGACCCGCGAGGCGATCGTGGCCAACTGCGCGACGATTCCCCATGACCCGGCCGAAATCCGGCGCCTCGATCCCCACCGCAACCATATCCCCTACGCCTGGGCGCGCAAGAACGGATGA